A stretch of the Corylus avellana chromosome ca6, CavTom2PMs-1.0 genome encodes the following:
- the LOC132184120 gene encoding thaumatin-like protein, producing the protein MAAFFRSLLALLLSSLFLSHIPGEVSGTTITMYNKCSHPVWPGIQPGAGKPILARGGFKLPQNKAYTLHLPALWSGRLWGRHGCAFDATGRGRCATGDCGGSLFCNGIGGTPPATLAEITLGNDQDFYDVSLVDGYNLAISITPSKGSGKCSYAGCVSDLNMMCPVGLQVRSHDKKSVVACKSACFAFNSPRYCCTGSFGSPQACKPTAYSRIFKAACPKAYSYAYDDPTSISTCTGGNYLVTFCPHRR; encoded by the exons ATGGCTGCGTTCTTCAGATCCCTCCTTGCTCTCCTCCTCTCCTCCCTCTTCCTTTCCCACATCCCAG GTGAGGTGTCAGGCACAACTATAACCATGTACAACAAGTGCAGCCACCCAGTGTGGCCAGGGATCCAACCCGGCGCAGGAAAGCCCATCTTAGCTCGCGGCGGCTTCAAGCTCCCGCAAAACAAGGCCTACACCCTCCACCTCCCCGCCCTCTGGTCCGGCCGCCTCTGGGGCCGCCACGGCTGCGCCTTCGACGCCACCGGCCGCGGCCGTTGCGCCACCGGAGACTGCGGTGGATCACTCTTCTGCAACGGCATCGGCGGCACCCCGCCGGCCACCCTCGCCGAGATCACCCTCGGAAACGACCAGGACTTCTACGATGTCAGCCTGGTGGACGGCTACAACCTCGCCATCTCCATCACCCCCTCCAAAGGCTCCGGAAAATGCAGCTACGCCGGGTGCGTCAGCGACCTCAACATGATGTGCCCGGTGGGTCTCCAGGTCCGGTCACACGATAAAAAGAGCGTGGTGGCGTGCAAGAGTGCTTGCTTTGCTTTCAACTCTCCCCGTTACTGTTGCACCGGCAGCTTCGGAAGTCCTCAGGCGTGCAAGCCGACGGCGTATTCAAGGATTTTCAAGGCCGCTTGCCCCAAGGCATACTCTTATGCTTACGATGATCCCACCAGCATCTCCACTTGCACCGGCGGAAACTATTTGGTCACCTTCTGCCCTCACCGGCGCTAA